From one Streptococcus pneumoniae genomic stretch:
- the mnmG gene encoding tRNA uridine-5-carboxymethylaminomethyl(34) synthesis enzyme MnmG codes for MTHTFTEEYDIIVIGAGHAGVEASLAASRMGCKVLLATINIEMLAFMPCNPSIGGSAKGIVVREVDALGGEMAKNIDKTYIQMKMLNTGKGPAVRALRAQADKELYSKEMRKTVENQENLTLRQTMIDEILVEDGKVIGVRTATQQKYAAKAVIVTTGTALRGEIIIGDLKYSSGPNHSLASITLADNLRDLGLEIGRFKTGTPPRVKASSINYEVTEIQPGDEKANHFSYTSRDEDYVKDQVPCWLTYTNETSHEIIQNNLHRAPMFSGVVKGVGPRYCPSIEDKIVRFADKERHQLFLEPEGRNTEEVYVQGLSTSLPEDVQRELVHSIKGLENAEMMRTGYAIEYDMIMPHQLRATLETKKISGLFTAGQTNGTSGYEEAAGQGIIAGINAALKVQEKPEFILKRSDGYIGVMIDDLVTKGTVEPYRLLTSRAEYRLILRHDNADMRLTDMGREIGLVDDERWARFEIKKHQYENEMKRLESIKLKPIKETNAKVEELGFKPLTDAVTAKEFMRRPEVSYADVVKFIGPAAEELDEKIIELIETEIKYEGYISKAMDQVEKMKRMEEKRIPATIDWDDIDSIATEARQKFKKINPETIGQASRISGVNPADISILMVYLEGKSRSISKNQKQ; via the coding sequence ATGACACATACATTTACAGAAGAATATGACATTATTGTCATTGGAGCAGGTCATGCGGGGGTTGAGGCTTCCTTGGCAGCGTCTCGGATGGGTTGTAAGGTTTTATTAGCGACGATTAATATTGAGATGCTAGCCTTCATGCCTTGTAATCCGTCAATTGGTGGGTCAGCTAAGGGGATTGTCGTGCGTGAGGTGGATGCCTTGGGCGGTGAAATGGCTAAAAACATCGACAAGACCTATATCCAGATGAAGATGTTAAATACTGGAAAAGGACCTGCAGTTCGTGCCCTTCGTGCACAAGCAGATAAGGAATTATACTCCAAAGAAATGCGGAAAACGGTTGAAAATCAAGAAAATCTAACTCTTCGTCAGACCATGATTGATGAAATTTTGGTCGAAGATGGTAAGGTGATTGGTGTTCGAACAGCTACGCAGCAAAAATATGCAGCAAAGGCTGTGATTGTGACAACAGGGACAGCTCTTCGTGGTGAAATTATCATTGGAGATTTGAAATATTCATCTGGACCTAATCATAGTCTGGCATCTATTACCTTGGCGGATAATTTGCGTGATTTGGGCTTAGAGATTGGTCGGTTTAAGACTGGAACACCGCCGCGGGTCAAGGCCTCCTCTATCAATTATGAGGTAACAGAGATTCAACCAGGTGATGAAAAAGCGAATCATTTCTCTTACACTTCAAGAGATGAAGATTACGTCAAAGATCAAGTCCCTTGTTGGTTGACCTATACCAATGAGACGAGTCATGAAATTATCCAAAATAATCTTCACCGAGCTCCGATGTTTTCTGGAGTGGTTAAAGGAGTGGGACCACGTTATTGCCCGTCTATCGAAGATAAAATCGTGCGTTTTGCAGACAAGGAACGTCATCAGCTTTTCCTTGAACCTGAAGGGCGCAATACAGAGGAAGTCTATGTCCAAGGTCTGTCAACGAGCTTGCCAGAAGATGTTCAGCGTGAGTTAGTGCATTCAATTAAAGGGTTGGAAAATGCGGAGATGATGCGTACAGGCTATGCGATTGAGTACGATATGATTATGCCTCATCAACTGCGAGCAACGCTTGAAACTAAGAAGATTTCAGGGTTATTTACAGCAGGACAAACCAATGGAACATCAGGTTATGAAGAGGCTGCTGGGCAAGGTATTATCGCAGGGATCAATGCTGCTTTGAAAGTTCAAGAAAAACCAGAGTTTATCTTGAAACGAAGTGATGGCTATATTGGTGTGATGATTGATGATTTGGTGACGAAAGGGACGGTGGAACCTTATCGTTTATTGACCAGTCGAGCAGAGTATCGTTTGATTTTGCGACATGATAATGCAGATATGCGCTTGACAGACATGGGTCGTGAAATTGGCTTGGTTGATGATGAGCGATGGGCACGTTTTGAAATCAAAAAACATCAATATGAAAATGAGATGAAGCGCCTAGAGTCTATTAAACTCAAGCCTATCAAGGAGACCAATGCCAAAGTGGAAGAGCTTGGCTTTAAGCCATTGACAGATGCTGTTACGGCAAAAGAATTCATGCGTCGTCCAGAAGTGAGCTATGCTGATGTTGTCAAATTTATCGGGCCTGCGGCAGAAGAGCTGGATGAGAAAATCATTGAATTGATTGAAACGGAGATCAAGTATGAAGGCTATATCTCTAAGGCTATGGATCAGGTAGAGAAGATGAAACGCATGGAAGAAAAACGGATTCCAGCGACCATTGATTGGGATGATATTGACTCGATTGCGACAGAAGCTCGTCAGAAATTCAAGAAAATCAACCCAGAGACGATTGGGCAAGCGAGCCGTATTTCCGGTGTAAATCCAGCCGATATTTCTATCCTCATGGTTTACTTGGAAGGAAAGTCACGTAGCATTTCAAAAAATCAGAAACAATAA
- a CDS encoding NUDIX domain-containing protein has protein sequence MDFRTRNQNQIFGVRATALIMKDHQIFLSYREETKKYYTIGGAIQVGESTEKAVIREVKEELGVDVVVNQLAFIVENEFTAVNDDDTLDFHNIEFHYIVEPIEDLPSHMIEEASSSPCYWINVDKLVNIDVVPAFLKTHLPSWSGEIEHIRIKEKK, from the coding sequence ATGGATTTTAGAACGAGAAATCAAAATCAGATTTTTGGAGTTCGGGCAACAGCTTTGATTATGAAGGACCACCAAATATTTCTTTCTTATCGAGAAGAGACTAAGAAATATTATACAATTGGTGGTGCGATTCAGGTTGGCGAATCCACAGAGAAAGCTGTCATTCGAGAGGTAAAAGAAGAGCTTGGGGTTGACGTAGTTGTCAATCAATTAGCTTTCATTGTTGAAAATGAGTTTACGGCAGTTAATGATGACGATACTCTCGATTTTCATAATATTGAGTTTCACTATATTGTAGAGCCTATTGAGGATTTACCTTCTCATATGATTGAGGAAGCTAGCTCTAGCCCTTGTTATTGGATTAATGTTGACAAACTTGTCAACATTGATGTAGTTCCAGCTTTTTTGAAAACTCATCTGCCTAGCTGGTCAGGAGAGATTGAACATATTAGAATAAAGGAGAAAAAATGA